The sequence GGGAAACATCCCGATTGAAGACATTGAAAATCCCCAACAACACACCAAGCCCGAAGGCGAACAGGGTGATCAGCACGATACCCAGCGGCAGCACCAGAACCGCTTTTCCCGGCAGGTGACCGAAAAAAACAAACACGACGAAGATCGCCAGCAGCAGCAACACATGGTTGAGCAAGGCGCTGCCGCCGACGATCACCGGCAGACAGATCCGCGGAAACGTGATCTTTTTCATCACGTTGGCGTATTCGATGAAAATGTTGGTGCTGCGGGTGACGATTTCGCTGAACAAACCCCATGCGGCCGTCCCCGCCATCAAATAAACCGCATAGGCGGATTTGCTTTCCACGCCAGGCAGTCTCGCCCCGAGCACTTCGGAAAGAATCAAAGCGAAAATGGCCGCCTGAGCCAATGGGTTCAGGATGAACCAGAGCGCCCCGAGTCGGGATCGGGCATAACGGCCTTTGAGGTCACTCTTGATCGAGGCAAGCACGAAATGGCGAAAGCGCCACAACGCCAGTAGCATTTGCTTCATGATTCCTACTCTCTGGACCTTTTCA comes from Methylomarinovum caldicuralii and encodes:
- a CDS encoding ABC transporter permease, giving the protein MKQMLLALWRFRHFVLASIKSDLKGRYARSRLGALWFILNPLAQAAIFALILSEVLGARLPGVESKSAYAVYLMAGTAAWGLFSEIVTRSTNIFIEYANVMKKITFPRICLPVIVGGSALLNHVLLLLAIFVVFVFFGHLPGKAVLVLPLGIVLITLFAFGLGVLLGIFNVFNRDVSQVLNVALQIWFWLTPIVYPAEVVPKHMQWALQVNPMAPLVRLYQQAMLYGQWPEWSTLFVPALFALGFGLLTLVVFIRANADLVDAL